The stretch of DNA GACCTCGCCGATGCCCTTCACGGGCTTCACCATCACGGTGAAGAAGAGCGAGACGATCGACATGAACCTGACGATGGACCAAGCCCTGCAGTTCATCTTCAGTTGTGGCGTCGTCGTACCGCCGCATCAGATCACGCGAGCAATCAACGATCGCCGCGGAGTCGATGGCGCGCCGCCGGACACGTCCGCGTACGGTTTAGCGATGGGCAACCCGCCGCTGAAGGGGATGGCTCACCCGCACGGCGCGGTTGGCTCGGGGCCCGTCGAAGCCGATCTCCACAAGGACGAAGATGATTGAGCCGAGCAGCTGTCGACCGTTGCGCCTGGGAACCCGCGGCAGCCAACTCGCGCGGTGGCAGGCGGATTGGGTCGCGGATCGATTGCGGGCGCTCGGTCAGCCGGTAGAGATTATCGAGGTCCGTACCCGCGGCGACGTTCAGCAGTCGGGGCCGATCAGCGCGATTGTTGAAGGAAGCGGCGTTGGCGGGCAGGGCGCCTTCACGAAGGAGTTGCAACGCGCGTTGCTCGATGGTTCGATCGACCTCGCGGTCCACAGCCTCAAGGACCTGCCGACGACGCCCGTCGATGGACTCAAGGTGGGGGCGGTTCCCCAGCGCGCGCCGATTGGCGATGTGCTCGTGTCGCACCTGGCGACGACGATCGATGAATTGCCGCAAGGCGCACGCGTTGGCACCGGTAGCTTCCGCCGCCGCGCGCAGTTGCTCAACCGCCGGCCCGACCTGGTGATCGGCGACCTCCGTGGCAACCTCGACACGCGCTTGCGGAAGCTCGACGACAGCGAGCACGACGCCATCCTGCTAGCGGAAGCGGGCCTGACGCGGCTCGGCTGGAACGACCGCCTTGCCGGACGCATCCCGCCGAGCGAGCTGCTTCCGGCGCCGGGGCAAGGGGCGCTGGGGATCGAGTGCCGCTCGGACGATGAACAAACGCTAGCGGCGCTACGGCCTCTCGACGACTTCGGGACGCACGCCGCCATCGCCGCAGAGCGCGCGGCGCTGGCGCGGCTTGAAGGGGGCTGCCTTGCCGCCCTAGGCGCCTGGGGGCGCTGGGATGCTAGCGAGTTGCGGCTTTCGGTCGTCGTGTTGAGCGAGGACGGAGTGGAGCGGCTCGACGCGGAGTCGTCGTTCTCCGTCAGCACGCTAGCGGATGCTACGACGCTTGGCGTGACGGTGGCTGATGAGTTGTTAGCGCGCGGGGCGGCGGCGCTGCTACGCGACCGCTAAGCCGCCAGCGGCACGTTATCCCGCCGCTCGCGGCTTAGCGGCGCCAACTGCCGCTCTTCTTCCGGCAGATTCCGCCGATCGGCCGTTCGTGCCGAAGAGCGATCGGCTTAAACACCGGGATTCAAGCGGCACGGCCCATTGGCGCCGCATGTGCTTAAGGGTTGCTCGCCAGCAGGGGGGCAATCCTGCTAGCACAAGCCAATCATCATGTCGTACGGCATGTACCTCTCCGCCGAAGGGGCCCGCGCCCAATCGCAACGGCTCGAGGTCGTCTCGAACAACATGGCCAACGTCAACACGGTCGGCTTCAAGCCGGACGTGGCGATCTTCCAGGCCCGCTACGCCGAAGCCATTCAGAATGGCGACGCCCGCCCCGGCATGAAGGGCCTCGCCGACATCGGCGGCGGCGTTAAGACGATCGAAACCCGCACGTCGTTTGCCCCGGGCAAGCTCCAGCGCACCGGCAATGACGGCGATGTGGCGATCCTCGGCGAGGGTTTCTTCGCCGTTCAGCCCGACGAGGGCGAGCAGCCGCTGTTGACCCGC from Botrimarina mediterranea encodes:
- the hemC gene encoding hydroxymethylbilane synthase; this translates as MIEPSSCRPLRLGTRGSQLARWQADWVADRLRALGQPVEIIEVRTRGDVQQSGPISAIVEGSGVGGQGAFTKELQRALLDGSIDLAVHSLKDLPTTPVDGLKVGAVPQRAPIGDVLVSHLATTIDELPQGARVGTGSFRRRAQLLNRRPDLVIGDLRGNLDTRLRKLDDSEHDAILLAEAGLTRLGWNDRLAGRIPPSELLPAPGQGALGIECRSDDEQTLAALRPLDDFGTHAAIAAERAALARLEGGCLAALGAWGRWDASELRLSVVVLSEDGVERLDAESSFSVSTLADATTLGVTVADELLARGAAALLRDR